Proteins encoded together in one Bombus affinis isolate iyBomAffi1 chromosome 2, iyBomAffi1.2, whole genome shotgun sequence window:
- the LOC126928836 gene encoding general odorant-binding protein 69a-like isoform X2 produces MQIMNYTVLLSLLIVCWIRLPVVRCGTRPSFVSDEMIATAASVVNACQTQTGVATVDIEAVRNGQWPETRQLKCYMYCLWEQFGLVDDKRELSLNGMLTFFQRIPAYRAEVQKAISECKGIAKGDNCEYAYRFNKCYAESSPRTYYLF; encoded by the exons ATGCAAATCATGAATTACACGGTATTGTTGAGCTTGTTGATCGTCTGTTGGATTCGGTTGCCAGTTGTTCGTTGTGGG ACGCGACCGAGTTTCGTTTCGGACGAAATGATCGCAACAGCAGCTAGCGTGGTGAATGCTTGTCAAACGCAAACAGGGGTGGCGACAG TGGATATAGAGGCAGTGAGGAATGGTCAGTGGCCCGAAACACGTCAATTGAAG TGTTACATGTACTGTTTGTGGGAACAATTCGGGCTAGTCGATGACAAGAGAGAACTCAGCTTGAACGGCATGCTCACGTTTTTCCAAAGAATACCAGCTTACAGGGCAGAGGTACAGAAAGCGATCAGCGAGTGCAAGGGGATCG CTAAAGGTGACAATTGCGAGTACGCGTACAGGTTTAACAAATGTTACGCGGAATCATCTCCGCGG ACGTACTATCTGTTTTAA
- the LOC126928834 gene encoding general odorant-binding protein 99a-like isoform X2, producing the protein MRAAAVWMSLICLLTLRFVFVHGGTISSDPDDFRRMTSVHRKKCIVESKTTLEAIEATEYGEFPDDENLKCYFKCVLEKFNMMDKNGKIRYNILKQVIPNVYKEIGHEMIDSCKDVDAEDKCEKTFMFMKCMYNVNPIAFIAP; encoded by the exons ATGAGAGCCGCGGCAGTTTGGATGTCTTTGATTTGTCTTCTAACGCTGCGATTCGTTTTCGTCCACGGAGGTACCATATCC TCGGATCCCGACGACTTCAGGAGAATGACATCCGTACATAGAAAGAAGTGTATCGTCGAAAGTAAGACGACGCTTG AGGCCATCGAAGCTACGGAATACGGAGAATTTCCTGACGATGAGAATCTGAAATGTTACTTTAAATGCGTTCTGGAAAAGTTCAACATG ATGGACAAGAATGGTAAAATAAGATACAACATACTGAAACAAGTAATTCCAAATGTTTACAAAGAAATAGGTCATGAAATGATCGATAGTTGCAAGGACGTCG ACGCAGAAGATAAATGCGAAAAAACTTTCATGTTCATGAAATGCATGTACAACGTCAATCCTATA GCGTTTATTGCTCCGTGA
- the LOC126928834 gene encoding general odorant-binding protein 99a-like isoform X3, with amino-acid sequence MRAAAVWMSLICLLTLRFVFVHGGTISSDPDDFRRMTSVHRKKCIVESKTTLEAIEATEYGEFPDDENLKCYFKCVLEKFNMMDKNGKIRYNILKQVIPNVYKEIGHEMIDSCKDVGVYCSVINHRSTMLSSGQSILYRNVTK; translated from the exons ATGAGAGCCGCGGCAGTTTGGATGTCTTTGATTTGTCTTCTAACGCTGCGATTCGTTTTCGTCCACGGAGGTACCATATCC TCGGATCCCGACGACTTCAGGAGAATGACATCCGTACATAGAAAGAAGTGTATCGTCGAAAGTAAGACGACGCTTG AGGCCATCGAAGCTACGGAATACGGAGAATTTCCTGACGATGAGAATCTGAAATGTTACTTTAAATGCGTTCTGGAAAAGTTCAACATG ATGGACAAGAATGGTAAAATAAGATACAACATACTGAAACAAGTAATTCCAAATGTTTACAAAGAAATAGGTCATGAAATGATCGATAGTTGCAAGGACGTCG GCGTTTATTGCTCCGTGATCAACCATAGAAGTACCATGTTATCATCTGGACAATCGATATTGTACCGAAACGTAACAAAGTAA
- the LOC126928834 gene encoding uncharacterized protein LOC126928834 isoform X1 gives MRAAAVWMSLICLLTLRFVFVHGGTISSDPDDFRRMTSVHRKKCIVESKTTLEAIEATEYGEFPDDENLKCYFKCVLEKFNMMDKNGKIRYNILKQVIPNVYKEIGHEMIDSCKDVGKYSIDCIDREFICYKSTILIIISLDAEDKCEKTFMFMKCMYNVNPIAFIAP, from the exons ATGAGAGCCGCGGCAGTTTGGATGTCTTTGATTTGTCTTCTAACGCTGCGATTCGTTTTCGTCCACGGAGGTACCATATCC TCGGATCCCGACGACTTCAGGAGAATGACATCCGTACATAGAAAGAAGTGTATCGTCGAAAGTAAGACGACGCTTG AGGCCATCGAAGCTACGGAATACGGAGAATTTCCTGACGATGAGAATCTGAAATGTTACTTTAAATGCGTTCTGGAAAAGTTCAACATG ATGGACAAGAATGGTAAAATAAGATACAACATACTGAAACAAGTAATTCCAAATGTTTACAAAGAAATAGGTCATGAAATGATCGATAGTTGCAAGGACGTCGGTAAGTACTCCATCGATTGTATCGACCGCGAGTTTATCTGTTATAAATCTACTATTttgataattatttctttaGACGCAGAAGATAAATGCGAAAAAACTTTCATGTTCATGAAATGCATGTACAACGTCAATCCTATA GCGTTTATTGCTCCGTGA
- the LOC126928836 gene encoding general odorant-binding protein 69a-like isoform X1 has translation MQIMNYTVLLSLLIVCWIRLPVVRCGTRPSFVSDEMIATAASVVNACQTQTGVATVDIEAVRNGQWPETRQLKCYMYCLWEQFGLVDDKRELSLNGMLTFFQRIPAYRAEVQKAISECKGIGKYLAKGDNCEYAYRFNKCYAESSPRTYYLF, from the exons ATGCAAATCATGAATTACACGGTATTGTTGAGCTTGTTGATCGTCTGTTGGATTCGGTTGCCAGTTGTTCGTTGTGGG ACGCGACCGAGTTTCGTTTCGGACGAAATGATCGCAACAGCAGCTAGCGTGGTGAATGCTTGTCAAACGCAAACAGGGGTGGCGACAG TGGATATAGAGGCAGTGAGGAATGGTCAGTGGCCCGAAACACGTCAATTGAAG TGTTACATGTACTGTTTGTGGGAACAATTCGGGCTAGTCGATGACAAGAGAGAACTCAGCTTGAACGGCATGCTCACGTTTTTCCAAAGAATACCAGCTTACAGGGCAGAGGTACAGAAAGCGATCAGCGAGTGCAAGGGGATCGGTAAATATTTGG CTAAAGGTGACAATTGCGAGTACGCGTACAGGTTTAACAAATGTTACGCGGAATCATCTCCGCGG ACGTACTATCTGTTTTAA